Genomic DNA from bacterium:
GAGCCGCTACAATGGGGCGAATCCTCCGCTGGAATTCGTCTGCATCGCGGGTGACGCTAACGGAACCTACACCGTTCCCTGTTACACCTATGGCGGCGGCGCGGGGGATTGGGATTACACCCGGCTCGACGGCACGGATCTGCTGCCGGATATTGCCATTGGCCGCCTCTGTTTCGCTTCCGGCGCAGAGCTGGCAGTTATTACCAACAAGGTGCTGAACTATGAACGTGATCCCGTGGCCATCGGCGGTGGCACTAAGCCCAATTGGTACGCGGGTGCAGGCCTGTTTGCTGGTGGGTCGGGCACCTCTGCGGTTCATACCATGCGCTGGGTGCGTGAGCGCCTGCTGGAGACAGGATACCCGTCCAGCAGCATCGACACGGTGTATTACACCAACGAATCCGTTGACGGCTCTAAGATAACCAACAGCATAAATTCGGGAGTTTCCATCTGGTGCTACCGCGGCTATCTCGGCATGAACGGCTTCGAAGGCAATGACTTGAGTGGCCTGAGTAACGGGCGGCGTCTGCCATTCCTGCTCGCGCTCACCTGCGGCACCAATGACTTCAGCACCGATGATATTACCGAGCGCTTTGTCCGCGTGGGCAACGGTGGAGCCGTAGCGGCGGTCGGCATGTCCACCTCTTCGACGCATACGCGCTTCAATAACATTCTCATGACCGGCGCCATGCAGGGAATGCTGCGCGAAGGCAACCGGACGACCGGCGGCTCTCTTATGCGTGCCAAACTGGAACTCTACCGAGGCTATCCGACAGACTCGAGCAACGTCGCCTTCTTCAGCGGCATTACGACACTCATCGGTGAGCCGGCCATTGATATTTTCACCGGCACGCCGGATACGCTGCATGTCAACAATCCCGCCACAGCTCCCGTGGGAACAAACCACTTCGATGTGAGCGTGACGAACCGTCTCGGTCAGCCGGTGGCCGATGCCTGGGTGAATCTGGTCAAAGGCACCGAGATTTTCGTGGCGGGACGCTCCGATGCTGCCGGATCTGTCAGCTTTAATTTCTCCACCACCACCGCCGAAACGCTATTCGTCACCGCCACCAAACACAACTGCCGCCCGGCGATTTCCTACACGCTGATCACAGCGGGGGATCCCTATGTTTCCTTAGCCTCGCAGGCGCTGATCTTCGATGATGACAACAATGGCAACAGTTCCGGCAATGGTGACGGCAAGCCCAATCCCGGCGAGACCATCGAACTCCCGCTGCGGTTGCGCAACTGGGGACCTCTCACCGCCACCGGCATCACAGCCACGCTGACCGTCAACGATCCGTATGTCACCGCGCTCAATGTCAACACGGCAAGCTATGGCTCCATCGCCGCCGGAGACTCGGTTGCGCCCGCTGCGCCGTTCGTGTTCAGCCTTGCAAGCTATTTCCCCAGCGGTCACGTGGTGCCGTTCTCCCTTACCGTCACCGATGACGCCTCACACGTCTGGACCACTGCTGTTTCCGTGACACTCTCGAACAGCAAGTACCAGTTCTCAAGCTCAGTGCTGACCGGAGCAGGCAACGGTATTCTCGATCCCGGTGAAGGTGCAGGCCTCTATTTCTGGTTGCAGAATGTCGGCACGCGCACGTCGCCCGCCAACATGACCGGCTATCTGCGTTCGTCCGATCCCGCAGTAGTCATTACGGACAGCATCGGAGTCTTCGGCTCCGCCGGACCCACCGCTCAGTGCCGGAACTCCAGCAATCTGTGGGGCATCAGCGCCACCCTCCAGGCTTATCCCGGTGAGCGCGTGCCCCTCACGGTAACGTTTCCGCTGGCCAACGGCTTCACGGATACGGTAAGGACCTTTCTCACTATCGGCAGCATCGCGTCCAATGCGCCCACGCCTGCCGACCAGTACGGATATTGGGCCTTCGATAACACCGATGCGGCGTATCCGCGTCATCCGACTTACAACTGGGTGGAAATTGACCGGCGGCAAGGTGGATCCGGCACCGTGATCGGCCTGTTAGACAACGCCGATGAGCAGGACGCGACTACCGTCGTGGATCTGCCCTTCACGTTCCGCTATTACGGACAGGACTACACGCAAATTTCTGTCTGCTCCAATGGCTGGCTGGCGATGGGAGCTTCACAAGCCGCTTACACCGATTTCCGCAACTACACGATCCCTTCGGCGATGGGGCCCAATGCCATGATTGCGCCGTTCTGGGATGATTTGCGCGTGGCCGGCCAATCATCGATGACGTCGCATCCGGAAGGCCGGAGTTCTCTGGATCAGGGAAGCCCCACCTGTCCGGGAACCATCATCACTTCTACACCCTATGCCGATTCCGGAACAACTGTCAATCAGGGCAATGACTACTCCGGCTCAACCTGTGCGGTGTCCAACAGCGCCGATGTCTTTTACCAGCTCACGCCGGACGTCACCACCACCTACACCATCTCCCTCTGTGGCAGCAACTACGACACCGGCCTGATGATTCGCAGCGGCGGCCCCTGTCCGGGCATCACCGAAGTTGCTTGCAACGATGATTACGGCCCCTGCGGCACTGGCTCACAGATTGCCCGGACCCTCGGCGCCGGAACCACCTATTACATCATCGTGGATGGCTACGGTACCTCTCAGGGCAACTACGTTCTGAACGTGACGCGCCTCGGCAACCCGGATGGCGTCTACGTCTACCATGATCAGGCCAACCACCGCTTCATCATCGAGTGGAGCGGACTCAGCGTGTCCAAGTGGACCGGATCGAATCTGGAACCCGAATCCTTTGAATGCATTCTCTATGAGCCCGGCTATCCTCCGACCCAGAGCGGCGACGGCGAGATTCTCTTCCAGTATCAAATCTGCGCCAATACCACCGACGTCACATCCTCCAACGATTACGCCACGGTCGGTATCGAGAATCTTGACCAGACAGACGGCGTGCTCTACAGCTACTACAATCGCGTCAGCCCCGCCATCCCCGGCGCGGCGCCCATGATCAGTGGCCGCGCCATTCTCTTTACCACGCAGAAGCTTCCCATCGATACTCCCGCCACGCCCCGCAATGTAACCGCGCTGCGTGTCGGCGATGACGTCCGGCTGCTGTGGAATCGCGTGACCACTGACGTCCATGGTGACCCCGTTCCGCCGATGCAATACAACGTCTACCGCAGTTCCAGCGTCCAGTTCATACCGGACGGCAGCACCTTTGTAGCAACAGTCAGTGATACGTCCTATCTTGACGTCAATCCCTCAGCGGCGCGCGCCTTTTACGTCGTGCGCGCCTATGCTCCCAATGCTGCCGGCGCGATGGGCAACGCCTCTGCTGTCAAGCGCGCCCGCCGCAACGAATAGCCCGGGGACGCCGGACACGGTCCTATGAGACGCCGCAGGCTCTCCGGTTTGGAGAGCCTGCGGCGTCTGGAGACCTCTTGTGCTTATCCGTATTGCCGGCGCAGCCGGTAATGCGCCAGCACAAAGGGCAGTTCCAGCGCGACCCAGCCCCACACCAGGACATGCGCCGAAATCGTGTACTTGGCATCCCACCACGGCCCGGGCAGCAGCGGCTGGAGGTGATCGGAAAGCGCAAGGATCAACGCCCAGCAGCCAATGGGCAGCACAAACCGCCGCTTGGGATTCGTCAGCAGATCTACCGGCCTCCCCCGCAACCGGGGAAGAGCCAGACTCTTCACGACCACCGAACAGACAATCACAGAAATGGAAACCATCCACACGTTGTAGATCCGCATGCTGGTGGCATCCCAAAACTGCCCGCCGCTCCCCACAGCCTGAAGCTGCGGCGCAATCCCGTTCAATACCGCAAAGACATCGGCCAAAAGTACGGCCACGTATGCCGAGCGGCCGGGCACTCCCGATAAGGCCAGCACCCATACAAAGATCGCGAAACCGTAGGCCACGCTGAGCCAGCGCACATCCCATCCTGCCAGTAGTCCGCTATCCACCGCAACATTAAACCCCATGTCCAACGACATGGGGATCCAGAACAGACCACCGAGATTCCGGCAAAGGAAAATCGCCAGCGAAAAGCCAACGTAATAAACGATGGTTTCCCAGGGCACGGTGGGACCTACAGGTATGACTAAAGTGAGAAAATAAAAGTTACTTGTTGGGCGGCCAGCCATGCAGATTGGTCGTCCGTCCGCTCTGAACTTCGTACATCAGAGAGCCGTTCGGAAAATCCGTGGCCCCTACAGTCCATTCCGCTTCGACAAAATCCCAGTCTCCGTCCATCGCGTCATCAAACACCATCCCGAGATCATGCGGACTGAGTTCTACGGATGCGACTCCGCCTTCGATTTTCAACACGAATTCCTTGCGGGTTGTCTGACCATTCTTCTGCGTAATCAGGGTGACCTTGTTCGACTCGCCGGCAGAGACATTGGTCAGCCGCAGTTGCACCGCCGCGTTTCTTTCCCACAACGCCTTAACCGTGGTATCCCCGGTCTGCAAGCTGTCACCGTTCAGGGGCATGGCAAAGTGCTTGGTTGCCATTATCGGTTTGTCCTTCGCTGAAAGATTTGCGTGGGAAACACCTCACCCGGCTCCGTGCGGCTTACCCGGAGCGCAACCGCGCGTGAATGCCGCTGTGTCGAATCGCTTCCAATCTCTGCACCGGATAGTGCTCAGACACGCCTATTTGCACCAAAGGTAGCAAATTAATCCATAGATGGCAATAGAAAGATCACACTACATTCACATTCTCTTTATAAGACTATCCTTAATCTAATATCGAGGAACAGTCACGGGACCTATTCATATTACTTCAACACCTACAAAGGTTTGTCTTTATGGAGTGGATAAATGCGACATGCAATTTCGCAACGGAGCAGGTAGAATAAACTTATAGAATAACTGTAGTTAGTATAATAGACCCGCCTCGAATGTCAGGGGTAGGGCAGGTGAACACCAGAGTAGAGTTCTGAGCACACCTCTTGTCCGTGAACAAATTGGCGAGTGCTGCGTAAACAAAGTAGACCATTGAATCTATAAGGAGATCATTGTCATGACTTCTTCATCGTCTCCAGAAACCGGAACTGCCGCCGCGCCCAGTCTCGAAGACATCCGCCGGATTTTAAAGGAGAACAAGACCATTGCCGTCGTTGGGCTGTCCACCAAGCCGGATCGCCCCAGCAATTCCATACCGGCTTACATGCAGGAGCAAGGCTACCATATTATTCCCGTGAACCCAACCTTGCAGCAAGCCCTGGGCGAGACGGCTTATGCCAGTCTGCGGGATGTGCCCGGTCCCATCGACATTGTCAACATCTTTCGCAAGTCGGATGACGTGCCGCCGGTTGTAGATGATGCCATTGCCAAAGGCGCCAAGGTGATCTGGATGCAACTGGGAATCGCCAACGAAGCCGCGGCTGCCAAAGCCCGTGCCGCGGGAATCACGGTAATCATGGACCTCTGCATCGGCGCCACTCACCGCAAACTGCGCAAAGAGGGACTGGTTTGACGAGCGCGGTTACTATCGCCAGTCCTGATACAGAACAGGCTCCCGGATAGGAGCCTGTTCTGTTGATACGTCTTTATGTGGCTTCAACGCCGCGCGAGGCTGGCTTCAAATCCTGCGATGTCTTCCGAGTAGCGGCGCACCATCTCCGGTGACGCCGGGTTGGTATAAACCTCAGGCCGGGGATTATCCATTACTTCGGCGATGACTGCCGCTACCTCCTCTGCGGTCTGCGCTCCCTGTGCCGTAGTGCCCTGCCAGTTGGGGGTTCCACCCAGCGCATTTTCGAAGAACTGTGTCCTGACCACTCCCGGAAGCACCAGCGACACATGGATCTGCGGATAGGCCGCAAGGCTCATACGCAGATTGGCGGTCAGAATGTTCAGACCCGCCTTGGCCGCGCTGTAGGCCGCACGCAAGGGCACAAACGGCACTTTAGAGAGCACCGTCGACACATTGATCAGATGCCCTGCGCCGCGTTCGACAAAGTGCGGAATGATCGCCTGCATACCGTACAGATCGGACTTCAGATTGATCGCAACCATCTGGTCCACCTCATCATCGGTGAGTTCTAACACGGGCTTGCTGATCCCTCTCCCCGCATTGTTCACCCACACATCCACGTGACCGAACCTCTCCAGCGCCATCACCTTCAATCGCTCCACATCGGCTCGGCGGGTAACATCCGTCACCACCACCAGGGCATTGTCCCCCACCTCAGAGGCCACAGTGCGGAGTTTCGCTTCCGTCCGCGCCGCCAGCACCACCTTGTTTCCCTGACCTCCCGCAAGCTTCGCCAGTGCCGCGCCAATTCCTTCGCTGGCCCCGGTGATCACGATTACGCCGTTGTTCATCGGATACTTCCTCTATGTGCTTCATGCCTTGGTTACCGTTTCACTTTCCCCTGAAACTCCCCTGTGCCCCATTTTGTTCGCATCGTCACGCCGCCGACGGAAAACTCCCATAAGAAAAGGCAGCCTCGCCGAGACTGCCTTTGATACCTTGTACATGCTCCAGCCTTAGGCCAGAGAACTCGGCTCCTCATGAGATGGCATGCCGGCGGTTCCGTCGCCCATCAGCCGGACGTCCATTTCGCGTGCCGACACTTCCAATCCAAAGAAGGCCGATCCCCCGTGCTCACCGCTGTTCAACACCGGCACTCCGCTCTCGAGATAATAGGCATGGAGCGTGTGATAGTGCCCGTGCAGGATCATTTCGATGCGGTGCGCCCGCAGCATATCCACCAGCGCCGAACGGTTGACGAGCTGCATCTCCTTGGCGCAGGACTCCGAATGGGTTTTCAGCAAAAAGCTGAAGGGATGCATACAGTGATGCAGCGAGAGGATCTTGCGCCGCCGCCGGATCTCCGGAATGTTGAGCAGCGATTCCAAAGCCCGTAAATCCACCCAGCCCGTCGACCCGCTCAGATTTTCCCCCAGCAGTGTCACATCCTTCGTCCGCATCACCTGCATGCCGTGCCGCAGCAGATTCATCAGGCTGTAAACCTTGGGCAGATAGAAACAGGTGTCCACGCCGATGATCGCCAGATTATTCGGCAGCAATTTGGCAAAGGGAAAGCCGCTGCGGCTGCGATAGGTGGCAATGCAGCCGTCGAATGCCCGCTCATAGTAGGAGCGGAAGCGGCCCAGTTCCCGGTCATAATCCCGTTCCCGGTAAGACGACAGACGGCGATGCAAATCCCGCAAGCGCGCGACGGTATCCTTCACCGTGCGCAGGCTGCGCATTCCCGCCAGCAGGCCGTCTGCCTTGGAGAACGTGCGGTAGATGAAGCCGTACATGTCATGATTCCCCGGCACCACCGTCAGCCGTTCGCAAGAGTCAAACCCGTACTGTGTCAGCAGTGACCTGAGCCCCCGAGCATACACCGCCCGCCCGTCATCGGTCAGATCCCCGCTGATGATCAGATGATCCGGCTCGGAGGCCGCCACGGCAGCCAGCATGCTGCGCGCCTTCTCCCGGCTCGCGGTGGAGTAGTGCAAATCAGACAGGTGAACAATTCGATACATGGCCATCCATCACTTCAACTTTAACATCTATTAGAATATAGCATCTATTCCTGATATTCGGGTATAGAAATCTCCACGAAAATACAAAATTGCAGCAAAAGGAGGCATGTCTGAAGCACTCCGATCCGCAAAGACTAATCTCCACAACAAAAAGCAGGCTCCCCAAACGTGAGGAGCCTGCGTGTAAGTCTACCTTTCAGACGAATACCGCAACAGGTAGAAGCTTCTTTAGCCGCTTATCGTCCTATTTCAGCAAAAGCAATTTTTGAGTTCGCGTCAGTGCCGGACTTTCCAGCCGCGCAAAGTACAATCCCGAAGCCAAGCCCGAGCCATCAAAGACCAGAGAATGTGATCCCGGCTCCATCATTCCATGGACCAGAGTCCGCACCACCCGGCCTGTCACGTCGCAGACATAAAGGTTCACGGGCGTTGCGGTGGGAAGTTCAAGCTTCATCGTGGTCAGTGCATTGAAAGGATTGGGATACGGTGCGTCGAAGGAGAAGTCTCGGGGCAAAAGATCGGGATCGGCATCCAGCGCGTCCGTAATGGTGAAATCCGCGGCGCTCTCGCCATATGTTAAACGATCCCGGACCGCTATCACCCGGATGCGGCAGTGGGTGCTGTTGACATTGGGAATGGTCCACGCCACACGGCCATCGTTGGGCCGGTTAGGTCCCACCGTCATCCACGTTCCACTGGGGTAATTGCTGTTCAGCAGCACCGCCACGTTGCCGTCGAGACGCGGTGCGTCCCACATCACGACGCGATGCTGCCCCACATGGAATACCTCGCCGCCGCTCGGCGTGCTCACGGTGATCGGTGTGGGCATAATCACAAAGTCGCCGTTGGTTTCGGCCATAATCTCCGGGCGGGTTGCCGAGGTCAGTCGTATCCGGCAATGGTTGGAAGCCGGCTGTGTGACCGACCACGGAATCCAGTCCAGCGACGATGTGACAATCAGCGTATCCCACGGCCCAGTCGGGTAATCGTGATTCACCTCAATGTGCAGATCGTCGGGAATGAAATACCTGTCCACGAACACTGTATCCAGATTGCCGCTCCACACCGTATCGCCTGCCTGCGGTGAACGTATCGCCAGCCGTGGATGGGTAATGATTATGTCGGCAGTTACGGTATCCGCCTGCGTGGTATCCTGATCATGGCGGACCCGGAACCGTCCGTGCTCTGTCTCGGGAACAGTCACGTTCCACGTGAACTCGCCATCATTTGCCGTCGCTGCCGCCACCGGTTCCCACGTGCCGGAAGGGAAGTCCCGGTCCAGTTCGATGGTCACCGTGCCGCCACGGGGCAGCGCGTCCCACTGGAGGGCATAGACGGAATCTACCAGCAGGACATCGTGGCCCGCTGGATGGCGCAGCATCAGTCGCTCGTGGGCCATCCGTGCCAGCCACATCCGGTTGCCGCCTGTACTCGGCCAAAACGTTCCGGCCAGAGCATAACTGCTGTCCGGCATCACCGAAATCCCGTAAAACTGGGCAGTGCCAACACCCGCGGTATAGGTCTCCGCCAGCACCAGGTCGCCCTGCGCCGAGTAGCGCAGCAGAAGTCCACAGGGGTAGTCCGGGTACATGGATTCATAGTAACCGCTCACCACGCAGCCGCTGTCCGGAGTCAGGGCCACGGAATAGCCATACGATGTCTGAGGATGCGGGGCACGCCAGACACGCATCCACAAGAGTTCGCCGTGACTGTCCAACCGTGCAACCAGAGTGCCTTGCTGGGTGTAGTTCACGTCATTGGACGTGCCCGTCACATAGAACCCGCCGTCCGCTGTCTGCACAATACCGTAGCCACCTTCCGGCCCTTCATACCCAATGGCGCGCGTCCACATCAGACGCCCGTCGCGCTCAAACCGGATGACCAGCAACTGGGATTGCATACGATCCGCGTATGCCGCCGTGCCCACGATGGCATAACCGCCGTCGCGCGTCTGAATCACGGCAGCAAGACTCTGATAGTCCGCTTCGAAGTAGAGCTGACGCCATGTGATCGATCCGACGCTGTCCACCTTCATTAGGATGATGCCGGATGAATCCCAGTCCTCAGCGGTGCCCCCGAGAACCAGTCCGCCGTCGGCTGTGGCCGCGAGATCATGACTCGTGAGATCGCCGGCAGGATCTCGATATACCCGGGAATTCAGGATGGCACCCGTCGTGTCCACCTCGTCCACCCGGATTCCCCGTCCCGAGTCGGAGAACGCGCTGTTCCCGCAGAAATAGTAGCGGCCACTCTGCCCGGCGGCAAATCCGCTGAAGGACTGTGTGCCGTCGCCGTAGTCATGGGACCAGAGCAGAATGCCCTGCGCATCCAGCCGGGCCATGTACCCATACAATCTGTTGTCGCTTTCCCATTTCTTCCCGCCCATCAGAAAACCGCCATCCGCCCGCCCGTGCAGCGAAAAGAATTCAGCGCCGCCCGCGCCCGCGGTCCATGTCCGTGTCCAGAGGGTATCCGGATTATACTGGCCCCAACCAAGGGAAACCAGCATCGCCAATCCGCCGATGCAGCCCAGCAGGTTTTTCATAGCAATCCCTCCCGGAAGATGTGGAAGATCCACTGATGTTGTCATTGCCAATTCCGGCGCGGCCCATATGCCCCGGCGCGCAACGGATGCCGATTGAATCAGCTATAATGTGGGATATTGCCATGAAATAATCAAGAGAAAAGCAAAATTTCTTAACATATTCTATCCGGATGTGTTCGTCCTGAATGTGATCTGCAAGAGCAAGACAGAATGGAAGTAATAAGCAACGGGTCAGGCTTTCGCCTGACCCGCACAGTAGATTCGGTTTGCTTTGCCGCTGCTTACGCCAGCATCTCGGCGTGGACCTTGGGTTTGATATTCTGGTTGATGCAGAACAAATTGTCCGGATCCCAGCGGTTCTTTACCGTGATCAGCCGCTCCATCACCGCCGGAGTGTAAGCGATCTTCAACTCGCTCTCGCTTAAGTCGCTCTGGAAATTCACATAGGCTCCCTGAGCAAACTCGGCGGTGGCCGCGTGGAAATCCCGCGCCCACGCCTTGCAACGCTCGTCATCCTTCGGCTCGCGCCACCTCGTGTGGATGTTGAGATTGAACGGCACCTTGCGGTGCGCAAACGCCGTTTCCGTTTCTCCGACGCGGCTCATCGCGCCTTCAAGATGCGGAATAAAGGCCTCGCATTCGTCCGTCGGCATCTTCATCGCAAACTCGGCG
This window encodes:
- a CDS encoding C25 family cysteine peptidase, translated to MILKPILSAGIGLFMAAASFAAWLPVESGNPVTEPQLSIRSLSSDTWQVDIQVPGVETDLQRVMLPGEPALESDDAPPLPVYSRFIALRSQGNPLVEIVSEEWIDLPGSESLSSEQFDTHALTADISPRQIMGGVSLALLRVFPVKQDPQAHTLRVLRHATLRLTESGASLPRPRAITETVANTLRPLVPNWDDMALDNLVERGTYLFIVADNGMVQSGIQNLATWRTRRGYKVEIAGPNEIANWSTSGIKAFIQSRYNGANPPLEFVCIAGDANGTYTVPCYTYGGGAGDWDYTRLDGTDLLPDIAIGRLCFASGAELAVITNKVLNYERDPVAIGGGTKPNWYAGAGLFAGGSGTSAVHTMRWVRERLLETGYPSSSIDTVYYTNESVDGSKITNSINSGVSIWCYRGYLGMNGFEGNDLSGLSNGRRLPFLLALTCGTNDFSTDDITERFVRVGNGGAVAAVGMSTSSTHTRFNNILMTGAMQGMLREGNRTTGGSLMRAKLELYRGYPTDSSNVAFFSGITTLIGEPAIDIFTGTPDTLHVNNPATAPVGTNHFDVSVTNRLGQPVADAWVNLVKGTEIFVAGRSDAAGSVSFNFSTTTAETLFVTATKHNCRPAISYTLITAGDPYVSLASQALIFDDDNNGNSSGNGDGKPNPGETIELPLRLRNWGPLTATGITATLTVNDPYVTALNVNTASYGSIAAGDSVAPAAPFVFSLASYFPSGHVVPFSLTVTDDASHVWTTAVSVTLSNSKYQFSSSVLTGAGNGILDPGEGAGLYFWLQNVGTRTSPANMTGYLRSSDPAVVITDSIGVFGSAGPTAQCRNSSNLWGISATLQAYPGERVPLTVTFPLANGFTDTVRTFLTIGSIASNAPTPADQYGYWAFDNTDAAYPRHPTYNWVEIDRRQGGSGTVIGLLDNADEQDATTVVDLPFTFRYYGQDYTQISVCSNGWLAMGASQAAYTDFRNYTIPSAMGPNAMIAPFWDDLRVAGQSSMTSHPEGRSSLDQGSPTCPGTIITSTPYADSGTTVNQGNDYSGSTCAVSNSADVFYQLTPDVTTTYTISLCGSNYDTGLMIRSGGPCPGITEVACNDDYGPCGTGSQIARTLGAGTTYYIIVDGYGTSQGNYVLNVTRLGNPDGVYVYHDQANHRFIIEWSGLSVSKWTGSNLEPESFECILYEPGYPPTQSGDGEILFQYQICANTTDVTSSNDYATVGIENLDQTDGVLYSYYNRVSPAIPGAAPMISGRAILFTTQKLPIDTPATPRNVTALRVGDDVRLLWNRVTTDVHGDPVPPMQYNVYRSSSVQFIPDGSTFVATVSDTSYLDVNPSAARAFYVVRAYAPNAAGAMGNASAVKRARRNE
- a CDS encoding CoA-binding protein, producing the protein MTSSSSPETGTAAAPSLEDIRRILKENKTIAVVGLSTKPDRPSNSIPAYMQEQGYHIIPVNPTLQQALGETAYASLRDVPGPIDIVNIFRKSDDVPPVVDDAIAKGAKVIWMQLGIANEAAAAKARAAGITVIMDLCIGATHRKLRKEGLV
- a CDS encoding SDR family NAD(P)-dependent oxidoreductase, translated to MNNGVIVITGASEGIGAALAKLAGGQGNKVVLAARTEAKLRTVASEVGDNALVVVTDVTRRADVERLKVMALERFGHVDVWVNNAGRGISKPVLELTDDEVDQMVAINLKSDLYGMQAIIPHFVERGAGHLINVSTVLSKVPFVPLRAAYSAAKAGLNILTANLRMSLAAYPQIHVSLVLPGVVRTQFFENALGGTPNWQGTTAQGAQTAEEVAAVIAEVMDNPRPEVYTNPASPEMVRRYSEDIAGFEASLARR
- a CDS encoding metallophosphoesterase produces the protein MYRIVHLSDLHYSTASREKARSMLAAVAASEPDHLIISGDLTDDGRAVYARGLRSLLTQYGFDSCERLTVVPGNHDMYGFIYRTFSKADGLLAGMRSLRTVKDTVARLRDLHRRLSSYRERDYDRELGRFRSYYERAFDGCIATYRSRSGFPFAKLLPNNLAIIGVDTCFYLPKVYSLMNLLRHGMQVMRTKDVTLLGENLSGSTGWVDLRALESLLNIPEIRRRRKILSLHHCMHPFSFLLKTHSESCAKEMQLVNRSALVDMLRAHRIEMILHGHYHTLHAYYLESGVPVLNSGEHGGSAFFGLEVSAREMDVRLMGDGTAGMPSHEEPSSLA
- a CDS encoding T9SS type A sorting domain-containing protein; translation: MKNLLGCIGGLAMLVSLGWGQYNPDTLWTRTWTAGAGGAEFFSLHGRADGGFLMGGKKWESDNRLYGYMARLDAQGILLWSHDYGDGTQSFSGFAAGQSGRYYFCGNSAFSDSGRGIRVDEVDTTGAILNSRVYRDPAGDLTSHDLAATADGGLVLGGTAEDWDSSGIILMKVDSVGSITWRQLYFEADYQSLAAVIQTRDGGYAIVGTAAYADRMQSQLLVIRFERDGRLMWTRAIGYEGPEGGYGIVQTADGGFYVTGTSNDVNYTQQGTLVARLDSHGELLWMRVWRAPHPQTSYGYSVALTPDSGCVVSGYYESMYPDYPCGLLLRYSAQGDLVLAETYTAGVGTAQFYGISVMPDSSYALAGTFWPSTGGNRMWLARMAHERLMLRHPAGHDVLLVDSVYALQWDALPRGGTVTIELDRDFPSGTWEPVAAATANDGEFTWNVTVPETEHGRFRVRHDQDTTQADTVTADIIITHPRLAIRSPQAGDTVWSGNLDTVFVDRYFIPDDLHIEVNHDYPTGPWDTLIVTSSLDWIPWSVTQPASNHCRIRLTSATRPEIMAETNGDFVIMPTPITVSTPSGGEVFHVGQHRVVMWDAPRLDGNVAVLLNSNYPSGTWMTVGPNRPNDGRVAWTIPNVNSTHCRIRVIAVRDRLTYGESAADFTITDALDADPDLLPRDFSFDAPYPNPFNALTTMKLELPTATPVNLYVCDVTGRVVRTLVHGMMEPGSHSLVFDGSGLASGLYFARLESPALTRTQKLLLLK